ATCGTTACGTGCTTCCGGATGCCCCGCCGCGGTGCGGGAGCGGGCCCGGAACGGGTACGGTGTTGCTTGCGGATGCAGGCCCTTCCCGGCGTCCGCGATTCCCTCAAAAAACCTCCAAAGGAGAAGCTCTCTTGGCTGCAAATGGCGGTACCAAGGCGATTGTCGCGGCGCTGGCCGCCAACCTGACGATCGCCGTCCTGAAGTTCGTCGCGTACATCCTGACGTTCTCCTCATCGATGCTGGCCGAGGCGATCCACTCCCTCGCCGACTCCGGCAACCAGTTGCTGCTCCTGATCGGCGGCAAGCGCGCCAAGAAGGAAGCAAGCCCCGAGCATCCCTTCGGCTACGGGCGCGAGCGGTACATCTACGCGTTCATCGTCTCGATTGTGCTGTTCAGCGTCGGCGGCCTCTTTGCCCTCTACGAGGCGTGGGGCAAGCTGCAGCACCCCCACGGCATCGAGGGCGACTTCTGGTGGGTGCCGCTCGCGGTCCTCGTCGGCGCCATCATCGCCGAGTCGTTCTCGTTCCGGACGGCAATCATTGAATCCAACCACATCCGCGGCAAGCAGAGCTGGGTGCACTTCATCCGCAACGCCAAGCAGCCCGAGCTGCCGGTGATCCTGCTGGAGGACTTCGGCGCCCTGCTGGGCCTGGCCTTCGCACTGTTCGGCGTGAGCCTGACGCTGGTCACCGGCAACGGCATCTGGGACGCGCTGGGCACTGCCATGATCGGTCTGCTGCTGGTGGCGATCGCCGGGGTGCTGGCCGTGGAAACCAAGTCCCTGCTCCTCGGCGAGTCCGCCACGAAGGCCGACGTCGCGAAGATCCGCGGCGCCATCGAAGCGGACGGCACCCGCATCATCCACCTCAAGACCATGCACCTGGGCCCCGAGGAACTGCTGGTGGCGGCCAAGATCGGTGTCGGCCACTCCGATACGGGCCGGGCAGTCGCGGCGGCAATCGACGCCGCCGAGACCCGGATCCGGGACGCCGTGCCGACGGCGCGGGTCATCTACCTGGAGCCGGACCTGGAGCGCGTCAACGCCGGCTAGGGCCGGGCGTCGCACCGAGGCCGCTGGGCCGGGGCCGCATTTCGCGGGCTACCGGACCAGCGGTCTCTTGCGTTCCACCGCACCGCTGAGCACCGCGACGCCGAGGCCCAGGATGGCCAGCACAGCTCCCACCAGGGCCGGGGCCACGTAGCCCCAGCCCCACGCGATGACGAGGCCGCCGAGGAACGCGCCCAGGGCGTTGGCCACATTCAGTGCGGCATGGTTCAACGAGGACGCCAGCGACGGCGCATCGGGGGAGGCATCGAGGAGGCGGGTCTGCAGCGCCGGAACGAGCATGGAACCGGCCGCGCCCACCACGAAGACCATTACGTAGGCGGACCAGGGCCAGTGCACGGCCACCGCGTAGACCACGAGCGCCACGGCCACGCCGGGCAGGACCCAGTAGATGGTGCCCATGACCGACCTGTCCGCGATGCGGCCGCCGATGATGTTGCCGGCCACCATGCCCACACCGTACAGCGCGACGACGAGCGGCAGCCATTGGGCGGGGATGCCGGCCACCGAGGTCATGGTGTGGGCAATGTAGGTGTACGTGGCGAAGAAACCGCCGAAACCGACAATGCCGATCAGGATGGCCAGCCAGACCTGCAGACGCTTCAGCGCACCGAGTTCGCGCCGAATGCTGGCGTCGGCATGCGGTTTCTGGAACGGCACGAACTTCCACAGCATCGCCATCGTGGCAATGCCGATCAGGCCCACGAGCAGGAAGAGCAGGCGCCAGCCGAAGTTCTGGCCCAGCCAGGTCCCGAACGGCACACCGATCACGTTGGACACGGTCAGGCCGGCCATCACCATCGAGATCGCCCAGCCGCGCCGGGTCGGGGCCACGAGCGACGAGGCGATGACCGCGGCAACCCCGAAGAAGGCGCCGTGCGGCAGCCCCGCAGCGAAACGGGACACCAGCATGGTGCCGTAGTCCGGCGCAATGAAGGAGCTGAGGTTGGCGAGGCTGAAAAACAGCATGAGCCCCAGCGCGAGGTACTTGCGCGGCAGCTTGGCGCCGACCGCGGCCAGCACCGGGGCGCCGACCACCACGCCCAGGGCGTAGGCGGAGATCAGGTGCCCGGCCTCCGGGGTGCCGATGCCCAGGCCCTGCTCCACCTCCTTGAGCAGGCCCATCATGGTGAACTCCGTGGTGCCGATGCCGAACCCGCCCATGGCGAGCGAGATGATGGCGAGGGCGAGGTGGCGGGTGCCGGTTTTGGGCGTCGCGGGGGCGTCTTTAGTGATGGTCATCCGTCTGCTTTTCGGTAACAATCCCGGCCGGGGCCGGGAGAATGCGGCGTGGTGGATCGGCTCTTGCTGTCAGTGGGGCAACGCGGGGCGCGGGGCCTGGTATTCCGGCGCCTGACGTGGTGCGTCCCACCATTGTCCCCCGGCAGCGCCGGCGGCGCGCCCCTAGACTGGTGGACGTGACTGAACTCATCAGCGTCGTCGGCGGCGCAGTAGTGGATTCCCTGGCCGCACCCCGGACCCTCCTGGTGGCACGGCGGACGGCGCCGCCCCAGTTCGCGGGCATGTGGGAGTTCCCCGGCGGCAAGGTGGATCCCGGCGAGGCCCCGGAGCGTGCCCTGCACCGCGAGCTGTACGAGGAACTCGGGGTGGAGGTCCGGCTGGGGCCGGAACTGCCCGCCGAATCCCCGACGGGCTGGCCGCTCAACGGTAGGGCGGCAATGCGGGTCTGGTTCGCCGAGCTGGCGGCAGGCACCCCCCAGCCATTGGAGGACCACGACGAGCTGCGCTGGGTCGCGCTGGCGGACCCGGCGGAGGTACTGGGCCTGCCGTGGATCCCGGCGGACCTTCCGATCGTCGAGGCCCTGCTGGCGGCCGTCGCGGGCGAGCCCTCGCCAAACTGAGCTCCGTGTGTCTACGCTGGGCCCAACTGGGAGGAGCTGGGCGTGCAGGTCGGGGTCAGACGGGAACAGCGTGCGGGGGAACGCCGGGTTGCGGCGACACCGGAGACGGTGCGGCAACTGGCGGGCCTCGGCCTGGCGCTGCTGGTGGAATGCGG
The nucleotide sequence above comes from Arthrobacter sp. KBS0702. Encoded proteins:
- a CDS encoding cation diffusion facilitator family transporter — translated: MAANGGTKAIVAALAANLTIAVLKFVAYILTFSSSMLAEAIHSLADSGNQLLLLIGGKRAKKEASPEHPFGYGRERYIYAFIVSIVLFSVGGLFALYEAWGKLQHPHGIEGDFWWVPLAVLVGAIIAESFSFRTAIIESNHIRGKQSWVHFIRNAKQPELPVILLEDFGALLGLAFALFGVSLTLVTGNGIWDALGTAMIGLLLVAIAGVLAVETKSLLLGESATKADVAKIRGAIEADGTRIIHLKTMHLGPEELLVAAKIGVGHSDTGRAVAAAIDAAETRIRDAVPTARVIYLEPDLERVNAG
- a CDS encoding MFS transporter — its product is MTITKDAPATPKTGTRHLALAIISLAMGGFGIGTTEFTMMGLLKEVEQGLGIGTPEAGHLISAYALGVVVGAPVLAAVGAKLPRKYLALGLMLFFSLANLSSFIAPDYGTMLVSRFAAGLPHGAFFGVAAVIASSLVAPTRRGWAISMVMAGLTVSNVIGVPFGTWLGQNFGWRLLFLLVGLIGIATMAMLWKFVPFQKPHADASIRRELGALKRLQVWLAILIGIVGFGGFFATYTYIAHTMTSVAGIPAQWLPLVVALYGVGMVAGNIIGGRIADRSVMGTIYWVLPGVAVALVVYAVAVHWPWSAYVMVFVVGAAGSMLVPALQTRLLDASPDAPSLASSLNHAALNVANALGAFLGGLVIAWGWGYVAPALVGAVLAILGLGVAVLSGAVERKRPLVR
- a CDS encoding (deoxy)nucleoside triphosphate pyrophosphohydrolase, with the translated sequence MTELISVVGGAVVDSLAAPRTLLVARRTAPPQFAGMWEFPGGKVDPGEAPERALHRELYEELGVEVRLGPELPAESPTGWPLNGRAAMRVWFAELAAGTPQPLEDHDELRWVALADPAEVLGLPWIPADLPIVEALLAAVAGEPSPN